GAGTCTGAAAATCCAAAAGTTCTTGCGTTTATTTTTCTTCTTGCTATGGCAAGACGAAATTTTGtcctttttttctttcaaattgtGCTTGACTTACAGATTTCTATTCAATTATCTCTTAGGATACAAGGATTCAAGGATATCAGTCCCGTCCCTCCCCCCCACCCCCTCTGTTTTTTTCCAATTAAGTGTCCACTTTGTCTGTTTCTCTTTAACAAATGCTAAGCTGGTACAACCCAAGCAACAAGGTTTTCAGCAGCAAGGCAGATAGGGGAAATTGCCAAATCGCATCCGCAGGACCTTATTGCCCTCTTGAACAAGGTATTGTTTTGTTGTCTATGTTTTTAGGTTTCTAAGTATTTATCTTTCTATTGATTGAACTTGATTAATTGCATGACCATACACTTGTTCCTTGAGAATGTGTGTTATTATCTCGTCATTTGTGATGGCACTGGGATTTTATGTGCTGTCCGAGGGATACTTTGGCACAAGGTTCTTGTTTTATTAGACGGGCTTGGGTTATTTGGCAAacttcttcttgtttttttctGAAGTTGGATTATTAACATCTGGCACCCACTATGTACTTCTTTCTTTAACGAATTCCAACAGAAAGTTGGAAATTAGAACATTGGTTTAACTGAAAGTTGATTGATTTTATCCGATGGAACTTTTAGTGCAATGATTCAAGAGAACAATAGATTACTTAAACAGCAtggaaaaaattaataattttaatccCTTTCTGTTTATGCTGTACACATATTGCTAAATCCTTTTGTTTATGGAGCCAAAATGTGCCAGTTAATTTCAACTACAACATGTATGTCTAAATGCCATTACTTTAGGAATATGTAGTTATGCACCCTATCTGATTTTATAAAGAGAAGTTGTATGGTGGAATATGATTTTAACTCTGTTTCTTTGTATGGAATGTTTATGTTATTCATTTGTTCATTTGGATACACaattatttcttttattttttttatatttgtcaTTGAAGTTCGTTTACTCTTGAATTGTAGCACGAGTAGTACTTTGCATTTTACACCTGGAGTCTCACTTTTCAATTACTTGTGTAGGTGTCTCAATATTTACATAGTAAAAAGTGGGACACCAGAGTTGCTGCAGCTCGTGCTGTGGGGGCCATTGCAGAAAATGTCAAACATACATCTTTGACTGAAATCTCTAGCTGCCTAGAGGTGAAGTTGTCAGGAGTTGGTATTTCTGCGACCTTTGATGAAGTGGTGATTTGGCCCAATTACCATTCTAAAATTGTTGGTGGCACTTCTTTTAGAAGGTTTTTCATTATCTTcagtatattttatataattttttcttcTGATTGTCGTAATGCCTGAGCTATTATAGTTACTTGTATTGTTTATTAAGAAACTACGTCTCATCATTACGTTCGGTGAAATTGTTTTGTTGTGTCAATTTCTTCCATCTAATTACCATTTGCAGTTTTGATCTGAATAAAGTGTTGGAGTTTGGGGCTTTGTTGGCATCTGGTGGTCAGGTAATTAATTTCCCTGGTTACCCATCTGCTTGTAGTAAACTGAAAATCTGTATGTTCACAAACTTTTTATATCCTTTGTTTGTTCATTGAGGTAGCTGTATGGAGCTTCCCATATTTGTGAAGCAAAGTTTTTCTCTCTCTCTTATGTCATTAATATATCTTCTAAATTAGAGTGGATTATAGCAAGTATATTGCACccgattttgatttttcaacaaCTCAATTTCAGGAGTATGATATTGGAAATGACAACTGCAAGAATCCTAGGGAGCGGTTGAGCAGACAAAAACAAAACCTTCGGCGTCGATTAGGTCAGTGTTATTTTCTTGTATCGGTTTTATTGAATACCAAGTGTCTCGATCAATCAGTAACATTTGGAACATATTATTGTTACAAGTCTTCTAAACACATGTATTAAGGTACTTGACGCATTACAAGACTGCCTTGTTTCAAGAGCTCtcttttcaacaaaaaaattattgattctTCAATTTTATGTTGAGATTTTTTCAAGACATTTTTGACCTTGTGATTGGAAGTTCCATTTAAACCTTGTGGACTGTGAACTCTGCTAGGAGAGGGTTGTTCCTAGGGTTGGAATCTCTTTTTGAAGGGCATTGGCTCGTGTGTTCCTATATTTTTGATGGAGATTTCTCTCTGTGATGTACTGATGATTTGATTTTTCTGTGTAAGGTAGATCTGATCTCTGGTTGTATTACTCTATTCTTGGTTTGCTCATCGTATCCTCGTTCCTCCCAAAAGATTTAATtgtcttgaacccaaaatatttctctctttttggCAGAATACTTTTCGCTTTTCTTAGTGATTCTCTTCCACGATTGTTTATAGCTGTTCAATCCCTTACATGTGTTCTAATTCTTTACTAGGTGGCTTACAATTGAAAGTGAAACTTTGAGTCTGCGCTGTTTTCACTTTACTTTCTTTTGGTTAAGATCTTTGGGCAAGTGGAATAATAATCTCTAATATTTGTCGTTCCACTTTTTGGTCTGGTCTAATACCAGCGCTGACTTTTTTAACTGCAATAATTTAGTCTATCTATCGTTATTGATGGTTCAAAAAGTTTTTTCAAGAATTGAAACTGATGATTTATTGCCTTAAACttttttatgaataaaattGAATTGTTGCTTGTTTGGTGGATGTTGGGTCGGTGTTGAAATTGGGGTACACTAAGCGATCCAAACACTGCCTTCTATTTTTGTGCCTAAGATGCAGTTCACGATGTCTAAACCTTCTTTTGCTGTATAAAATAGCTGGAAAATCAATTACTGTTGTGTGATTGCTTAAACCATATGGTGTTTACCAGAACAATTATACTTTGTACgatgttgttttatttttttatccttATTGTAGCGGGTAAATGACTTTACCTAATAAACATGAAACACGTTATATATCAAATGTATGCACATTGTTTTTAATTTactatttgtttttattttgctTGTTCTTGTTCATAGGTTACTTGTGGatattgaattttatttattatttggacGTCCATAGatcagaaagaaagaaaagaatagaaaacacacacacattagACTTTGGAGAAATGGATGGCTTCCCCCATTGATGCGGTGTGCGGGCATAGAAAATTGTTGTGACATCAATTATCATTTCATATGCAGGTTTAGATGTGTGTGAACAGTTCATGGATGTCAATGATATGATAAAAGACGAGGACCTTGTTTTGCACAAGTTTAATTACCCTGTAAATGGAATTGCTTCCCACTATTATGCGTCACAGCCTCTGCGTAATATTAACCAACTCGTGACGAGTATGGTGCCCACCTCAAGATCTAGGAGGCCCAGTGCCAGGGAGCTGAATCTCTTAAAACGTAAAGCAAAAAGTAATTCAAAAGACCAATCCAAAGGTTGGCCAAAGGATGGGTCCACAGAGGCAACCCAATCACACGATGCTATGGCACCTAGGACTACTTCCCTGGATTCACCGACTGCTCAAAAGGTGAATGAAGaatgttttaatatttttaccAATATTACAAGGAACAAGGTGAGTAATTTCCATCATATTCTTTCTCAATCATCATATTTCTGTTCCATCTGAAAATCTAGGTGTCATTGACACgtctcaaaatttgaaaatgtgTACTTACTTCATCAATGTTTTTGCTTGTCCTTCGTGGTTGATACcctatgtatgtatatatgcatgttttactTCAACATCGTTCTGTTTACATATTTCTTTGTCTGGAGGATTTCTAAATGCAATCTACTGAAGAAGTTTTTGATGCAGATACTTACAGATACCATTTCCGATGATGACAATATTGAAAATGATGGAGATGGGGGCTGGCCTTTTCAAAGTTTTGTTGAACAACTCCTCATTGATATCTTTGACCCTGGTCAGTAATTACTTTTTGGGGCTTCTGATCATGGTTATGTTAAATTATATGTTAGCTGATTTTGTTACCAGTTTGGGAAGTTCGCCATGGCAGTATCATGGCTCTTCGAGAGATATTGACTTACCAAGGAGCTTGTGCGGGCATCCTTTTGCCTGAGTTCAGCTGTGCATGTTCATCGGCATTTAATTTGCAAAATGAGAGAAGAGAAGGGGAAACTGATTTTGATTTGCAAGTCTCAGTTGATGATTCAGAGCCAGTTTTGAAGAGACCAAAGTTGGAGGATGTTTCTACTTCAGTGGTTGAATCCATTGATGGACTAAATGCCTGTTTAAATGTTGAAGGTGAATTTGATGCAGGAGATGCTTTTCCCATGCATTATGGAGAAACTGATGGTGGTTTTGTGAAGGGGGAACCACGATCTGGTATTGACAGCCCATGCCATTGTGGGTTAGATGTGAAAGAGACAAATGATTATTCTGAAGATAAGGAATTGATGGAGAAGATGACGATAATAAAAAAGATACCTCAAAACTCTGAATTGATGAACTTGGTTATGGAGGGTAGGACTTCTTGGCTGAGAAATTGTGAATTTCTACAAGAGTGTGCAATTCGCTTCTTGTGTGTCTTGTCCCTGGATAGGTATGATTTGTTTAATAAATGTTCACCAGTACTTCTATTTGAATGGTTGGTAGTGAAGTTAACAAAAAAGTGAAACTATGAGGAGAAAAGGAACTTAATGACTTAAGCATGAAAGATATTAACTTGCTATAGCAGATGCTTACATGTTATTACAGAAATTCTTTGGTTTTTCCTTTATCATATATCAATATTCTTCAGTTGGCTGTAATCCTAAAGTTCATTTGTTCATATAATAACAACCGGTCTTTGGAAATCTAAACCTGAAACAAAGATTGAATTTATTGGGAACTTGTTAGATGttaacatttttttaatgtaCAGGTTTGGAGACTACATTTCGGATCAAGTTGTGGCACCGGTGAGGGAAACGTGTGCTCAAGCCTTAGGTGCTGTACTCAAGTACATGCATCCAACGTTAGTACAACAGACGCTGAATATTTTGTTGCAAATGCAGGTAAACATAGAGTAAAGAGTGTTTACTGGAACATTTTTTGTGAGACTCTTTGTGCCTTGCTGCAACATTGTTTTAATTAGCCCTCACTTTTTTCAGCGTAGACCAGAGTGGGAGATTCGTCATGGGAGTCTTTTGGGTGTTAAATATCTAGTTGCTGTGCGACAGGTAGATTGTTGTGCTATAAGATAACTTCACGGTTATTGGAATGCATTTCTCCTTCTGATTTTCTTGGCGTAGTTCTTTTAGTAACTGCTTCATGAATCTGAGTTTAATATTACGATTATCGGTTTAGAATGACAGTTTTCAATCTTTTTTTATTGTTCTGATTTGAATCCATGTAAAGACCTTAAACTGCAGACACAGAGATCATGTGAATGTGAAGAGATATACTTCACCAAACATTTTGcagttaattaaaaataaacttCTGATTCAGTAGACTGTTTTAGAAATCTGGTGTCCTTGCTTGACCATTTGTGATACAGCGTCTGTGTTTATTATGGGGTACACAATTATCTGATGGGTAGGAGCAGGAACTGAGCAGGAATTCTGGTCATATCAGATTATTTAATTGTTCGGTGCACTCTCTATGATATAGAATGTGTGTGAGAGAGAATTACTGATGTTGTTAGGTCTTTTTTTGGGGAGAATTACTAAAATGTGAGATGCCATAAAAGGTCTTTTTTGGGGAGTCTTTTCGGACCTATCTCAAATAAGGTtgaaacttggacctaactcaaccttAAAAGTTAGCTCGGGGGATCGGATATTGTTTAAGTCCATATATACAACTGCCAAAGACTTAATTCAAACGATGTGGGACATCTAACACTGTTGCGTACCTTGTTTGTTTTTGtgtgttttcttttctttttaccCAGCTGTAAGTTTCTATCTTTTCTCCAATAGATGACTTGAGCCGGTATTTTTGTACATTTTGTCCATGCATTTTATAATTTTGGCGATTTTGTTGCTTTGACAATGCCTAATCTTCTCGTTATGACTCTAGGAAATGCTCCATGATCTGCTTGGCTCTGTTCTTCCAGCTTGTAAAACTGGGCTGGAGGATCCTGATGATGATGTACGAGCCGTTGCTGCAGAAGCTTTATTACCGACATCAGCTGCTATTGTTTCTCTCAAGGGTCCAATATTGCATTCTATTGTCATGCTGCTCTGGGACATTTTGCTTGACCTGGACGATTTAAGCCCCTCAACCAGCAGGTATTTTGTCGAGTTTATTGTCTTTTGAGATTCTTCTTGCTGGTACATCTTCCTGTCTTTTTGATATTCCTTTTTGCTGGTACATCTTCCTGTCTTTTTGGCAATCCTTTTCGGTTTTTTTTTGGCTATTTTGTAAATGGTCTTTAAAAGTTcatttttgatttattgttcCATGCcttcatgtgtgtgtgtgtgtgtgtgtgagagagagagagagagagagagagagagagagtatGTGTGTGCATGTTTGACATTTTCTAGCGGATTAATGTCACTATCTTCTTCGGTAATGTCCCTTAAAGATTGAGCTGGATATGTGTTTCGTTGGATCATGCATGGAGTGTATTTATCACCAAAAGAAGGCCAAGTGCTCTTGATTATTATCTCTTCTTAGTTCTTCTTCTGGTTCTTTAGCagttctttgttttttttcctCCAACCTAGTTAACCGTGCAGTCCTACTTCTCCACTTTATCAATTTTGTTAAATAAGATATTTCAATTTTACGAGACATTTGAACCCTAATACGACCACAGATCtacattttaatttattctGTTTAATTCCTTTTAGGGATTTCAACAAAATGCTGGTCGATTCAAAACACAACTGTTTTCCATTAGTTAAATACCACAATATTTTGTCTGTTTAAATCTCTCTTCTGTTGTAGAATGCTCCTCCATTTTTCATCAGGCATTGTTCGGTGGATAAAATATTGTTAGATAGCTTTGTTAACCATGGTACTCCACTTTTTCTAGGACATTCTAAACCTTCATATGGATACAATTTGAACATAAAGTTGATAAACCTATCATTTTAGGGCTTGTGTAAATTTGTTAATCTACTTTTGTGGGATTTTTTGCCACGTCTGTTCTTACTCGGGTTAATTAGTTTTTCATACCTCACTGTTTACACTACAGTTTTTATTTAACCTCTAGTCCATTCTTTTCCTCATTCATTCTGCATATTATATTGTTTAATTTAAGGTTTGTGTGCTGTGAAATATAAGAAGGCCCAAACTCATTAGTGCATGGGGTTAATTTGCTGGCTGGTGGGTCCTACATATTGTGTTTCAATCTTCTGTCGTATTTTTCACTCTTGATtttctttagcaagaaaaatactGTTTTACAGatgaaaaataaagatttaaaatttaatgaatCTGTTTGTACGAAGTTGCCTTGATTGAAATAACTTTAATATGCTTTTATTTATTGTTGGGGTTCAAATGATCAGAGCATTTTTGAGTAGTAAGCAGTTTGTACTGTGATGGATTCTGCATTTCTGGAGCGAAGGCATGGTATGAGACTACTTTTCAGTTTGAATTTTATTGATGCTAGAATGTCTGTTGTGctgttaaaaattattttcttgcAAACATCAGCTTAAGTTAGTTTGTAATTGTGGTATTAACTATGCAATGATGGATATCTAGATTTTGTTAGTTTGCAAACATACTAAAAGTTGGTGCTTGATTGTGAAAGATACAGGTTCTGGTTGTTTTGTGGTTCATCTTAAATATTATTGTAAGTACATGCTTAAATGTAGGTTTTTAAAATGTTTCTAATACCGTGTACTGCTTTTGCAGTGTAATGAATCTACTGGCAGAAATTTATTCCCAGGAGCAGATGATTCCGAAGACTTTTAGTATGTTGGGTTCCAAGGAGAAGCTGGAACTTGACCTTAACGAAAGCAGTCACATGGCTGATCATGATGAAGGGACAAGTTCTCTAGAAAACCCTTATATGCTGTCAATGTTGGCACCACGATTATGGCCATTTATGAGACATAGCATAACGTCAGTTCGCTTGTCTGCAATCCGCACCTTGGTAGTGTTTATTCTTAAATCTGACCTGTCATTTTCGTGACATTTTTTCTACTGTTTTTCTTTTCTCCTGCGACCTTGAatgatttttttcaaatttgttGCATTCTTTAGGATATGAAATATCTTGCTTATATCAGAAAAACTGTGAATTTGCTGCTTTGGTTTGCCTTATTTGGTTTGAATTAAACTATGTACGACATGCAGGAACGTTTGCTTGAAGCTGGTCACAGGAGGAGCATCACTGATGAAGCTAGCTCATTTTGGCCTTCTTTTATCGTTGGTGACACTCTAAGGATAGTGTTCCAGAATTTACTGCTCGAATCAAATGATGAGATTCTGCAATGCTCAGAGAGAGTTTGGAATCTCCTAGTCCTTGTATGCAACTTGCTCTGTATTCTCAGTTTTACTGATACTTGCCATTTCATTATTTTTCTGTGAGCCATTAATTTATGACAGCTGTCGAAACATTCAATCTTGTAGTTTCTCGATCTGTGGTTTGATTATGGAAGCTGAACCCATGACCCAAACAATCTAGAAAATTGGTAATTTACAAACACAAAGGAAGTTTAGCCAGGTTTTAACTTTTGAGGTCTGGCAGTGATTGTTGTCACGTGAATCAAGCTTGATTTTGAGCACCTTTGTCTCGCTCATCTAATATGATTAATATATTGTAAAAAGCATGACTCAGCAGTCCTCAATTTTATCTTAATTGTTTAATGTTGTTTTGATTGCCCTCCTGCCCTTAATTTGCAGTTTTATCATTCTTTTATAGAATTTATTTTGGCAGTGTAGATATTCAATTAAACTCTATGTGATTCATCATTGTTTAAGAatcattgaactattttaatcTATTAATTCCTGCCTTTCCGGCTTCACTACTAACACAGTTCTTCCACTGGTTAGTGCCTGATGGAAGATTTAGAAAATGCTGCAAAATCATACTATTCTTCATGGGTAGAGCTGGCAACAACTCCATATGGGTCCCCATTGGATGCTTCCAAGATGTTTTGGCCTGTTACCCTACCTCGTAAATGTCATTTCAAAGCTGCAGCTAAAATTAAAACAGTTAAGTTTGAAAacgaaaatcataaaaataaatccTCAGAATCCTTGGAAACCATGTCAGCAGGGCCAAATGGAGATGCTCCAGCAAATTCATCTAAAAATATTGTCGGTGCTGATTTGGACATCTCAGTAACTTGTACAAGAGTTGTTACAGCAACTGCTTTAGGAGTTATGGCTTCCAGGTTTAGTGGTGCATCCTTGCAGTATGTGGTTGACCCATTGTGGAAGGGATTGACTTCTTTATCTGGAGTTCAGCGGCAGGTTGATTCTTTACTGACAAAATCATTTAGTGTATCTTTGATTTTCTAGTCTAATAAAATCCTGGGGTAATTCTTGGGTAAAAGTGTTGCCACATTTTATTCTACTGATTGCATTGTTTCTTTGTTGATTGTGTCAGGTGGTTTcaattattcttatatcctggTTTAAAGAATTGAAAGGCCTTTTGAAATCGGATGAGGTTTTTGCTGGCATTTCAAATAACTTTCGGCAGTGTTTGTTAGATTTATTAGGTTGCAGTAACCCTGCTTTTCCTACAAAAGATTCTCTTCTACCTTATGCTGAACTCTCTAGATTATGCGGTAAGATGCGGAATGAGGCCAGCCAGTTGTATTTCGCTACAAAGTCATCTGGCTTGTTCAGTGATCTTCTGTCGTGCACCATGGTGGACCTTGAGAATATGACTGCTGATGATGCAATGAATTTTGCATCACGACTCCCATTTGTGAGCAATAAAAACACTGGACTAGAATCTGATGGAAAGAATTTATTTGACGAATTAGAGTCTCTAAAGCAAAATCTTTTGACAACTGCTGGATATCTGAAATGTGTTCAGGTCTGTCAAAATATCTACTCTTCTCTATCTGAAAGAACACATGCTTTGATTTTGCATAGGTTATTATATGTTGAATTAGTCCACTGGCCaaggaaaatattttctaaCATTTCAGTCTTGCTTTTTGAGTGGTTGCAGAATAATTTGCATCTTACTGTCTCGGCTTTACTAGCCGCTGCATTTGTATGGATGTCTGAGCTTCCTGCAAAACTCAATCCAGTTATCTTGCCTATAATGGCTTCTGTTAAACGAGAACAGGTAATTTAAAGGTTATGGTGTATGAGTGTATCTTTACTGGGGAACACCAAACTTTGACTAAAATTGTGTTTTGTTTTAAGGAGGAAATTCTGCAAAATAAGGCTGCTGAATCACTGGCAGAACTCATCCATCAGTGTATTGAACGCAAACCTGGTCCCAATGACAAGCTAATCAAGAATCTGTGTACTTTATCATGTATGGATCCTCGTGAAACACCCCAAGCAGAAGTCCTGAGTTCTGTGGAAATAATTGAAGATCAAGATCTTCTGTCCTTTGGAAGCAGTAGCATTCGATCAAAGTCAAGAGTTCAGGTGCTATCTCCTGGTGAAGACCGATCAATGCTTGAAGGTTTCATTAGTCGACGAGGATCTGAACTTGCATTGAAATATCTATGCTTGAAATTTTGTGGTTCTTTATTTGACAGACTTCCTAAGATGTGGGATTGCCTTGTTGAGGTCCTTAAGGCTTGTAATATTGAGGGAAAGACACTGGAAGATGAGAAACTGATTGATCAAGCTATTGATTCTGTTAAAGATCCTCAGATTTTGATAAACAATATCCAAGTAAGCAAGCATGTCAGACTTCACTTGACCAATTGTCAGCTTAAACATCATGTTTAGAAAATGAATGAATCTGTTTACTTTTAGGGTCTAGGGATGCTAACGCCTGGCCGTGTTGAATTGGAACCAAACCGGAACAGTAAATCGGTTCTACCTGGGTAGAATCGGTCGGCCTAAAAAAATTTGGAATTGGTTACAAACTGGTAGGAAATGGGTAATTGTGAAAAAGGTTAAAACACAAATGGAACCAGTAGATCGATTC
This window of the Primulina tabacum isolate GXHZ01 chromosome 4, ASM2559414v2, whole genome shotgun sequence genome carries:
- the LOC142542977 gene encoding TATA-binding protein-associated factor BTAF1-like isoform X1 → MAQQSSRLHRLLTLLDSGTTQATRFSAARQIGEIAKSHPQDLIALLNKVSQYLHSKKWDTRVAAARAVGAIAENVKHTSLTEISSCLEVKLSGVGISATFDEVVIWPNYHSKIVGGTSFRSFDLNKVLEFGALLASGGQEYDIGNDNCKNPRERLSRQKQNLRRRLGLDVCEQFMDVNDMIKDEDLVLHKFNYPVNGIASHYYASQPLRNINQLVTSMVPTSRSRRPSARELNLLKRKAKSNSKDQSKGWPKDGSTEATQSHDAMAPRTTSLDSPTAQKVNEECFNIFTNITRNKILTDTISDDDNIENDGDGGWPFQSFVEQLLIDIFDPVWEVRHGSIMALREILTYQGACAGILLPEFSCACSSAFNLQNERREGETDFDLQVSVDDSEPVLKRPKLEDVSTSVVESIDGLNACLNVEGEFDAGDAFPMHYGETDGGFVKGEPRSGIDSPCHCGLDVKETNDYSEDKELMEKMTIIKKIPQNSELMNLVMEGRTSWLRNCEFLQECAIRFLCVLSLDRFGDYISDQVVAPVRETCAQALGAVLKYMHPTLVQQTLNILLQMQRRPEWEIRHGSLLGVKYLVAVRQEMLHDLLGSVLPACKTGLEDPDDDVRAVAAEALLPTSAAIVSLKGPILHSIVMLLWDILLDLDDLSPSTSSVMNLLAEIYSQEQMIPKTFSMLGSKEKLELDLNESSHMADHDEGTSSLENPYMLSMLAPRLWPFMRHSITSVRLSAIRTLERLLEAGHRRSITDEASSFWPSFIVGDTLRIVFQNLLLESNDEILQCSERVWNLLVLCLMEDLENAAKSYYSSWVELATTPYGSPLDASKMFWPVTLPRKCHFKAAAKIKTVKFENENHKNKSSESLETMSAGPNGDAPANSSKNIVGADLDISVTCTRVVTATALGVMASRFSGASLQYVVDPLWKGLTSLSGVQRQVVSIILISWFKELKGLLKSDEVFAGISNNFRQCLLDLLGCSNPAFPTKDSLLPYAELSRLCGKMRNEASQLYFATKSSGLFSDLLSCTMVDLENMTADDAMNFASRLPFVSNKNTGLESDGKNLFDELESLKQNLLTTAGYLKCVQNNLHLTVSALLAAAFVWMSELPAKLNPVILPIMASVKREQEEILQNKAAESLAELIHQCIERKPGPNDKLIKNLCTLSCMDPRETPQAEVLSSVEIIEDQDLLSFGSSSIRSKSRVQVLSPGEDRSMLEGFISRRGSELALKYLCLKFCGSLFDRLPKMWDCLVEVLKACNIEGKTLEDEKLIDQAIDSVKDPQILINNIQVVRSISPLLDASLRPKILTLLPCIFKCVRHSHIAVRLSASRCITAMAKSMTLDVMGVIIENAIPMLSDVSSVQARQGAGMLVSLLVQGLGLELVPYAPLLVVPLLRCMSDCDHSVRQSVTHSFAALVPYLPLARGVSLPDGLTERLSRNNEDAQFLEQLVDNSHIDDYKLSFEIKVTLRRYQQEGINWLAFLKRFNLHGVLCDDMGLGKTLQASAIVASDVAEHIAADNGKDLLPSLIICPSTLVGHWVYEIEKFIDPSLLTTLQYIGSAPERLSLRLQFDKHNVIVTSYDVVRKDIDYLRQVYWSYCILDEGHIIKNSKSKVTVAVKQLKAQHRLILSGTPIQNNVLDLWSLFDFLMPGFLGTDRQFQATYGKPLLAARDPKCSAKDAEAGALAMEALHKQVMPFLLRRTKDEVLSDLPEKIIQDRYCDLSPIQLKLYEQFSGSHVRQELTSMVKLNENAGGAPKATPHVFQALKYLLKLCSHPLLVLGERIPDSLLPMLSEHIPANTDISTELHKIVHSPKLVALQEIMEECGIGVDASNSEANVAVGQHRVLIFAQHKAFLDIIEKDLFQTLMKNITYLRLDGSIQPEKRFEIVKAFNSDPTIDALLLTTHVGGLGLNLTSADTLVFMEHDWNPMRDHQAMDRAHRLGQRKVVNVHRLIMRGTMEEKVMSLQKFKVSVANAVINAENSSMNTMNTDQLLDLFTSAKSNKGARTSTSSNGVNMDARLSGRGKGLKAILGGLEELWDQSQYTEEYNLSQFLAKLNG
- the LOC142542977 gene encoding TATA-binding protein-associated factor BTAF1-like isoform X2, whose translation is MAQQSSRLHRLLTLLDSGTTQATRFSAARQIGEIAKSHPQDLIALLNKVSQYLHSKKWDTRVAAARAVGAIAENVKHTSLTEISSCLEVKLSGVGISATFDEVVIWPNYHSKIVGGTSFRSFDLNKVLEFGALLASGGQEYDIGNDNCKNPRERLSRQKQNLRRRLGLDVCEQFMDVNDMIKDEDLVLHKFNYPVNGIASHYYASQPLRNINQLVTSMVPTSRSRRPSARELNLLKRKAKSNSKDQSKGWPKDGSTEATQSHDAMAPRTTSLDSPTAQKILTDTISDDDNIENDGDGGWPFQSFVEQLLIDIFDPVWEVRHGSIMALREILTYQGACAGILLPEFSCACSSAFNLQNERREGETDFDLQVSVDDSEPVLKRPKLEDVSTSVVESIDGLNACLNVEGEFDAGDAFPMHYGETDGGFVKGEPRSGIDSPCHCGLDVKETNDYSEDKELMEKMTIIKKIPQNSELMNLVMEGRTSWLRNCEFLQECAIRFLCVLSLDRFGDYISDQVVAPVRETCAQALGAVLKYMHPTLVQQTLNILLQMQRRPEWEIRHGSLLGVKYLVAVRQEMLHDLLGSVLPACKTGLEDPDDDVRAVAAEALLPTSAAIVSLKGPILHSIVMLLWDILLDLDDLSPSTSSVMNLLAEIYSQEQMIPKTFSMLGSKEKLELDLNESSHMADHDEGTSSLENPYMLSMLAPRLWPFMRHSITSVRLSAIRTLERLLEAGHRRSITDEASSFWPSFIVGDTLRIVFQNLLLESNDEILQCSERVWNLLVLCLMEDLENAAKSYYSSWVELATTPYGSPLDASKMFWPVTLPRKCHFKAAAKIKTVKFENENHKNKSSESLETMSAGPNGDAPANSSKNIVGADLDISVTCTRVVTATALGVMASRFSGASLQYVVDPLWKGLTSLSGVQRQVVSIILISWFKELKGLLKSDEVFAGISNNFRQCLLDLLGCSNPAFPTKDSLLPYAELSRLCGKMRNEASQLYFATKSSGLFSDLLSCTMVDLENMTADDAMNFASRLPFVSNKNTGLESDGKNLFDELESLKQNLLTTAGYLKCVQNNLHLTVSALLAAAFVWMSELPAKLNPVILPIMASVKREQEEILQNKAAESLAELIHQCIERKPGPNDKLIKNLCTLSCMDPRETPQAEVLSSVEIIEDQDLLSFGSSSIRSKSRVQVLSPGEDRSMLEGFISRRGSELALKYLCLKFCGSLFDRLPKMWDCLVEVLKACNIEGKTLEDEKLIDQAIDSVKDPQILINNIQVVRSISPLLDASLRPKILTLLPCIFKCVRHSHIAVRLSASRCITAMAKSMTLDVMGVIIENAIPMLSDVSSVQARQGAGMLVSLLVQGLGLELVPYAPLLVVPLLRCMSDCDHSVRQSVTHSFAALVPYLPLARGVSLPDGLTERLSRNNEDAQFLEQLVDNSHIDDYKLSFEIKVTLRRYQQEGINWLAFLKRFNLHGVLCDDMGLGKTLQASAIVASDVAEHIAADNGKDLLPSLIICPSTLVGHWVYEIEKFIDPSLLTTLQYIGSAPERLSLRLQFDKHNVIVTSYDVVRKDIDYLRQVYWSYCILDEGHIIKNSKSKVTVAVKQLKAQHRLILSGTPIQNNVLDLWSLFDFLMPGFLGTDRQFQATYGKPLLAARDPKCSAKDAEAGALAMEALHKQVMPFLLRRTKDEVLSDLPEKIIQDRYCDLSPIQLKLYEQFSGSHVRQELTSMVKLNENAGGAPKATPHVFQALKYLLKLCSHPLLVLGERIPDSLLPMLSEHIPANTDISTELHKIVHSPKLVALQEIMEECGIGVDASNSEANVAVGQHRVLIFAQHKAFLDIIEKDLFQTLMKNITYLRLDGSIQPEKRFEIVKAFNSDPTIDALLLTTHVGGLGLNLTSADTLVFMEHDWNPMRDHQAMDRAHRLGQRKVVNVHRLIMRGTMEEKVMSLQKFKVSVANAVINAENSSMNTMNTDQLLDLFTSAKSNKGARTSTSSNGVNMDARLSGRGKGLKAILGGLEELWDQSQYTEEYNLSQFLAKLNG